GAGGCCAGCAGGGGCAGCGCGGCAGCGCAGGCAAATAGCAAACGGCGGAACATCATACGCAACGAAAGAAGTTGGAGACCGAAAAGTACGAAAGGGCCGCCCACTACCGTCGCACTTAGCTATAATCAATCTCGGTATTGTCCCCGATGTTCAGGGAGTGGTTCATGCCCCGGAACGAAGCGTCGGAACCCACGATGCAGTCGTGCAGCACCGCCGAGCTCAACTCCGAATACGACCCGATAATTGAGTCGCTAAGGATGGTGCTCTTGATGATGGTTTTGTCGCCAATGGCCACGTTAGGCCCGATGATGGAATGCGAAATCTGGCAGCCGCGCCCAATGCTGACCGGTGGAATGATTACGGTGTCGGGAAATTCGGAGTAGTCGCGGTCTTCCAGGAACTCGGGCCGGTTGAGCAGGCGGGCGTTGGCTTCGAGCAGGGTTTCCTTGCGGCCGCAGTCAAACCAGTTGTCGACCGGGCAGGTCGTCATCGCCTCGCCTTCCTCGATGAGGTGCATCAGCGCGTCGGTGAGTTGCAGCTCGCCGTGGGTGCGCACGTCGGTATCGTGCAGCCACTCCAGGGCCTGGGCCAGCTTCTCGGGGTAGGCCAGCTTGTAGAGGCCCACCATGGCGTAGTTCGACTTCGGAATCTTCGGTTTTTCGACCACCTTGCTCACGCGGCCGCCGGCGCCGGTTTCCACCAGCCCAAACATGCTGGGCGTCTTCACTTCCTTCACGGCCAATACCGAGCCGGGCGTGGCGAGCAGGGCGGGCAGGTCCACGTCCACGATGGTGTCGCCGAGCAGGATGAGCACGCCGTCGGGGTCGTGGCGAAACTCCTCGCGGGCCAGCCACAGGGCGTGGCCGAGGCCCTCGCGGGGCTCCTGCACCACAAAAGTGGCCTGCAGGTTGGGGTAGTGGCGGCGCACGTAGCGCACGATTTTATCACCCAGATAGCCCACGATGAACACAAACTCGGTGAGCCCCGCGCCCTGCAGGCGGTCGATGATGTGGCCCAGAATGGTGTTACCGGCCACCGGCACCAGGCTTTTGGGCTGGGTGTGGGTGTGGGGGCGCAGGCGCGAGCCAATGCCGGCAACGGGAATTACTGCTTTCATTTCAGACGGGGAAGCGCGAAGAGTTATGGTTGAGGCAAGCCCAGCTACGAAGCAAGCTACAACTACTAGGGCCAAGCTGCGTACTTTGCGCCGAGCCGGCACCCAAACCGGCCCAGCAACGGCAAGTTTTGCCGCTGCTAATAAACCATCCTCTTACCACTTTCTCTTTCACCTTAGTACCACCATGAAACGCTTTCTTCTTTATTTCGCGGGCCTGGCCCTGTTGCTCACCCAGTCATCGTGCGGCTACAACGGCATGGTGCAGCGCGACCAAGCCGTGAAAGCCCAGGCCGGCAACGTGCAAAGCGCCTACCAGCGCCGCAACGACCTCATCGGCAACCTGGTGAATACGGTGAAGGGCGCCGCCAAATTTGAGCAGGGCACGCTCACGGCCGTTATCGAGGCCCGGGCCAAGGCCACCAGCGTGCAGCTGAACCCCAACGACCTCACGCCCGAAAACATCCAGAAGTTCCAGGCAGCCCAAAGCCAGGTTTCGGCGGGCCTCGGCCGCTTGCTGGCCGTGTCGGAAAACTACCCCGACCTGAAAGCCAACGCCAACTTCCAGGAGCTGCAGGCCCAGATTGAAGGCACCGAAAACCGCATCAACGTGGAGCGAAACAAGTTCAACGCCGTCACCAACGACTACAACACGTTCACCCGCTCGTTCCCGAACAACCTGTTTGCGGGCATGTTCGGCTTCCAGCCCAAGCCGTACTTCGAGGCCGACCCGGCTGCCAGCAAGGCACCTGTCGTTCAGTTCTAGTCTCAATGAGGAATGAAGCGTGATGAATGGAGAATTGGCTCAACTAGCCTCTTCTTAATTCATCACGCTTCATTCCTCATTCTTCATTCAAACATGACATCTCCCCTTACCCCCGAGCAGGACGCGGCCTTGGTGGCGGCCATTCGCAAAGCCGAGGTGATGACTTCGGGCGAAATCCGGGTGCACCTGGAAGACACCTGCCCCACGCCCGAGCCCCTCGACCGGGCCGCCCAGGTGTTTGCTGAGCTCGACATGCACAAAACCGCCGCCCGCAACGGGGTGCTGTTTTACCTGGCCTGGGAAAGCCGGCAGTTTGCCGTCATCGGCGATGCGGCCATCAACGCGGCCGTGCCCGATGATTTTTGGGAAACCACCAAAGAGGCCGTGCTGGAGCAATTCCGGCACGAGCGGTACGTGCTGGGCCTCGAGCGCGGCATCACCATGGTGGGCGAGCAGCTTAAGCGCTACTTTCCCTACAACGCCACCACCGACCAGAACGAGCTGGACGATTCCATTTCTTTTGGCGGTTCTAAACCGTCTTCCGACGCATGAAAAATCCTGTGGCTGACGCCCAGTTGTTAAAGCCACTTCGCTCGGGAGCCAGCGCGTGGGCTGGCCGGGCGCACCGGGCCGGGTTGCTCTTACTGGCGCTGCTGTGGCTCCTGCCCGCTTGGGTATCGGCCCAGGCCATTCCGCCGCGGCCCAACCCGCCGCGCCTGGTGAACGACTTGGCCAACCTGATGCAGCCCGGCGAAGCCGAGGCGCTGGAGCAGAAACTGGTGGCCTACAACGACAGCACGTCCTCGCAAATCGCGGTGGTGACCGTGCCCGACCTCGACGGCGACGACATTGCCGACTACGCCCAGAAGCTCTACGAAAGCTGGGGCATCGGCCAGAAAGGCACCAACAACGGCATCCTCATCCTGGTGGCGAAGCAGGAGCATCTGGCCCGCATCCAAACCGGCTACGGCCTGGAAGGCGCCGTGCCCGATGCCCTTGCCAAGCGCATCATCAGCAACACGCTGGTGCCGGCTTTTCGCCAGAACCAATACTACGCCGGGCTCAACCGTGCCACCGACCAGCTCATTGCCCTGGCCAAAGGCGAGTACAAGGCCGACCCAGCCGACATGGAGCAGCAAGGCGGGCGCAGCGGCGGGGGCTCCGGCCCCCCTTTCTGGCTCATCATCGGTATTCTGGTGCTGGTGTTCATCATGCTGCGTAACCGCGGCGGTGGCCG
This region of Hymenobacter sedentarius genomic DNA includes:
- a CDS encoding TPM domain-containing protein translates to MTSPLTPEQDAALVAAIRKAEVMTSGEIRVHLEDTCPTPEPLDRAAQVFAELDMHKTAARNGVLFYLAWESRQFAVIGDAAINAAVPDDFWETTKEAVLEQFRHERYVLGLERGITMVGEQLKRYFPYNATTDQNELDDSISFGGSKPSSDA
- a CDS encoding TPM domain-containing protein, yielding MKNPVADAQLLKPLRSGASAWAGRAHRAGLLLLALLWLLPAWVSAQAIPPRPNPPRLVNDLANLMQPGEAEALEQKLVAYNDSTSSQIAVVTVPDLDGDDIADYAQKLYESWGIGQKGTNNGILILVAKQEHLARIQTGYGLEGAVPDALAKRIISNTLVPAFRQNQYYAGLNRATDQLIALAKGEYKADPADMEQQGGRSGGGSGPPFWLIIGILVLVFIMLRNRGGGRGGRGNRGFGGGFVPPIIFGGGGFGGGGGGGFGGGGGGGFGGFGGGSSGGGGASGSW
- a CDS encoding sugar phosphate nucleotidyltransferase, with amino-acid sequence MKAVIPVAGIGSRLRPHTHTQPKSLVPVAGNTILGHIIDRLQGAGLTEFVFIVGYLGDKIVRYVRRHYPNLQATFVVQEPREGLGHALWLAREEFRHDPDGVLILLGDTIVDVDLPALLATPGSVLAVKEVKTPSMFGLVETGAGGRVSKVVEKPKIPKSNYAMVGLYKLAYPEKLAQALEWLHDTDVRTHGELQLTDALMHLIEEGEAMTTCPVDNWFDCGRKETLLEANARLLNRPEFLEDRDYSEFPDTVIIPPVSIGRGCQISHSIIGPNVAIGDKTIIKSTILSDSIIGSYSELSSAVLHDCIVGSDASFRGMNHSLNIGDNTEIDYS
- a CDS encoding LemA family protein gives rise to the protein MKRFLLYFAGLALLLTQSSCGYNGMVQRDQAVKAQAGNVQSAYQRRNDLIGNLVNTVKGAAKFEQGTLTAVIEARAKATSVQLNPNDLTPENIQKFQAAQSQVSAGLGRLLAVSENYPDLKANANFQELQAQIEGTENRINVERNKFNAVTNDYNTFTRSFPNNLFAGMFGFQPKPYFEADPAASKAPVVQF